The window CATGCTGGCCCGCCCGGACCAGGACTACCAGACTCTCTTCCTGGATTTCTCTGACAAAGCTTTTGTCGGCACTCCGTATTTCCTGCGCTACAGCGCCTACGGCTCCTCGGGATCGAATTACTTCTCGCCCAACAGGCAGGTGCCTTCGCCTGTCATCCTGGGTACGCTGCCGTCCTCGCTGACGACGGGATGGCAGACGCTGGCCTTTTCTCCCAATCCGGCGGCAGGCAGCAGCCACCCGGGCTTGACCAGCCCGCCGGATCATTTGCTTCTCGATCTGTTCTGGATGCCGGTCGCGGAGCCTTACCCCATCAGCGATCAGTTTTCCACGGCCGGCAAGGTGAACCTCAACTACCAGATCGCTCCGTTCAGCTACATCGTGCGCAAGACGGCGCTCCATGCGCTGCTAAAGTCCACCTGGCTGCCTGCTTTGCCAGAGTCGGCGGCCACGGACTACAAGAGCCACGCCAATATCCGCGGAGCGGTGACCAAGACGCGTTACCCGCTCAATATCAGCGAGACCTTGAAGGATTTCGACACGAGGTTTTCGTCGGGCGATGTCTTTCGCTCCGCCTCCCAGCTCTGTGAGATGTACCTGGTGCCGGAGGGGGAGACTCTCTCATCCACCAAGTCGTCCTTCTGGAATGGCAAGCGCTTCACCGCTGATAACCTTCGCGAGCAGCCGTACGACCACCTTTACTCCCGGGTCACGACGAAATCGAATACCTTCACCGTCCACTGGCGCGTGCAGTCCCTGCGGAAGTCGCCGGGGTCCGCCGCGACGGTGTGGGATGAATCCAAGGATCGCGTGGCGGCGGAACTGCGTGGGTCGACCCTTATCGAGCGCTACATCGATCCCAATGCGACGAACATCCCCGACTACGCCACCTCGACCTCGGCACAGCCCCTGGGCAACTTCTATCGCTGGCGCGTGGTTTCCGAGACCTTCTTCCAGCCCTGAAAACGCCCCATTTTCCTCTCTCGGCAGGAATTTTCCTTGCAAAATCACACGATTGATTATCTATTGCAATCAAGCACTTGGTGAGCGATGCTTTCTTCCCCCCACATGTCTTCTTCTCTTTCCAAATCGGCGGTTTTCCGTCGGCGAGCGGCAGGCTTCACATTGATCGAACTGCTGTCGGTGATGGCGATCATTTCGATCCTTGCGGTAACGACGCTGCCTGCGATCCGTGGCACGCTCGATGGCGTAACGATCAGCGGAGCAGCTGGGGTGGTCGAATCAGAGCTCTCCTATGCCCGGCAGGTCGCCATGAGTCGGAATCTCCCTGTCGAGGTTCGGTTTTATAAGCACGATGACGGCAATGGCCTGGCCTGGCGTGCCGTGGCCTCGGTGATACCATCCTCTGTCAGCGGTGCGACCGGGGACGAGTGGCTGAGCCGGGGCAAGGTGCTTCCGGGAAATGTCATTGCTGACGATGCCCAGGAATATTCCACCCTTATCTCGCTGGCTGGCTCGGCGTCGACGAACGCAGGTCCCTGGACGGCGACGGAGTCGGCCTCCGCGCCTGGCATCCTGCGCGGCAAGTCCTATGTGGGATTCCGGTTCCGCCCGGATGGCTCGATCAATCTGCCCAATGGCCAGCCATGGTGCCTGACGCTGCGCAGCTCCACCAGCCGCCAGTCCGGATCTGCCCCGGCTGACAACTACGTATCCATCGTCCTCGATTCTCTGACCGGGCGCACGATGTCCTACCAACCCTGAAGCGGGTGAGGGCTGGCCCTCGCAAATCTCATGAAGAAATCGCTAGTGATCTGCTGCGGAGCCATGCTCGCGCTTGGCAGCCCGATGAGCCGGGCGCAGGGAGGCGCGCCGGTCCAACAAGGCAGCGAACTCGTGCGGGGGGTGAACTGCGGGTTGCCGGCGGACGCGGTGCTGGAAAAGGCGACAGAGACGGTTTTCAAAGAGCCGGTTGTCATTACTGGAAAGCTACTGGGACCAGTCAAAACAACGCACAGCGAAGGCGTCGTGAAGTTTGTGAAGTGCCGTTTTGTCAATACGGGCTATGTGCCTCTCTCCGAAGGGGACAAGGCCTCGCCGGGGACGGCCTACTTTACTGTGCAGCGGGCAGGGAAGGGATCGGTCGAACTGGAGGATTGTGAAGTGCTGGGAGGCAAGAGCGTGGCGATCATGGGCGTCGACAAGATCACGCGGACCTATGTGGCCGGAGGCAACGACCTGTTCCGCCCCCCCGAGGGAGAATCGTTTTACACAGAGGTGCTGGGGGAGGGGCTCATCATGGACAGCCCTGCGTCGCATAGCGACATCCTGCAGGTCACCTTTGGCAAGGACCGCACGCCGGATAACCCGGCGGTCGCAACCATCCATCTGCTGCGCTGCAAGTTTGACGCCCGGGGCCGCGCGGGTGGGGATGGCAGGTCTCTGGATGCCGTGAACGGCGCCATTCAGCTTGGGAGTTTTGGGCCAAACACGGGAGTGACGGGTGAGATCACCGACTGCTATTTCGACGGGGGCGCGTTTTCGCTCGCCGGGGGAGATCACGGTGATGCCGGGAAGCCGATTGTCCTGCGGGGTAATAAATTCGGGCGGCTTTCCAAGTACGGCCCCATCAATCCCCGCTGGCGGGAAAATCAGGATATTGACGACTCCAATGTCTGGGCCGACACC of the Terrimicrobium sacchariphilum genome contains:
- the vccD gene encoding Verru_Chthon cassette protein D, encoding MSSSLSKSAVFRRRAAGFTLIELLSVMAIISILAVTTLPAIRGTLDGVTISGAAGVVESELSYARQVAMSRNLPVEVRFYKHDDGNGLAWRAVASVIPSSVSGATGDEWLSRGKVLPGNVIADDAQEYSTLISLAGSASTNAGPWTATESASAPGILRGKSYVGFRFRPDGSINLPNGQPWCLTLRSSTSRQSGSAPADNYVSIVLDSLTGRTMSYQP